The genomic segment GGCTCATACCTTATCCCCCTCTTCTCATCCAGAACGGCCCTCACCTTTCTGGGCTCCTTGTCGTACTGGGGTTTTGGTATTCCCTCCCTGAACTTCTCAGGCGGGTAGATCTGCTCCTCAAACGTGTAGAATGCAACATCGTGTACTTTGGTGAACTTGAGCGAGTTAGTCGGGCATATGTCCACGCAGAACCCGCAGAAGATGCACCTAGTGTAGTTTATGCCGGGCCTCCTCACGGGCCTCTTACCCTCTTCAGATTCCTCCTTCGAGATGTACATTTTCATCGCGTCGGCCGGGCACACCATAGCACAGAGACCGCACTTTATGCAGGTATCCCAGTCGTACTCTATCATCCCCCTGTAGCCGTCGGGGAACTCCTGTATGTCATCAGGGTACATGAGGGTGAGCCTGTGGCCACCCAGCATGTACTTGGCCCCCGTTGCGAGGGCCTTTATGTGACGGATCGTCCTCTCAACTGCCAACTCAAGCACCTCCCATTATCATGATCTCAACCAGTGAGATGAAGATGGAGATTATCGACAGGGGCAGCATCGTCTTCCATCCCAAGTCCATCGCCTGATCTATCCTGAACCTCGGGTAGACGGCCCTGAGGAAGGCCCCTATCACTATTATGATGAAGGCCTTGATGAAGAGCAGGACCCCAGGCAGGAGCGGATCGTTGGCCATGAAACCTGGTATGGGGTTCCATCCTCCCAAGAAGAGTATTGTGAACACCAAGCTGAGCACGTAAAGCTTCACATAGGAAGCTCCCATGACCAGACCGTAGAGAATGCCGCTGTACTCGGTGTAAGCGCCTGCGACTATCTCGCTTTCAGCCTCGGGTATCTCGAATGGGAACTTGCTGGTGGACATGTACATGAGGACGAGCATAGTTATGGCCGCCACCGGATTCAGGAAGATTCCCCATATGCCTTTCTGTGCCTCAGCTATCTCCACCAAGTCTAAGGAACCGTAGAGAATGGCAATGGAAAGTGCCGACAGGAACATGGGTATCTCATAGGAGACTACTATGTAGCCCTCTCTCACACCCCCTATTAGGGAGAACTTGTTGTTGCTGGCCCATCCCATCACAACGGTGAATATCGGGGCTAGGGTTGATAGGGCCAGCACTATGAGGAGGCTTAGATCGCTTCTGAAGGCGTAGAACGTGGGGCTGACTGGTATAGCTATGGTGGGCAGGTAGGCGGCGCCAAAGAGCAGAGCAGGGGTCATTATGAAGGCCAGCTTGTCGACGGTCTTCGGTATGATGGGCTCTTGGAACAGGTACCTGAGCAGGTCGGCGACCATCTGTATTGCACCGCCCAACGGTTTGAGGACGTAGAGGGGACCATACCTCAGCTGCACCTTGGCTGCTATCTTTCTCTCAAGCCAGATAATCACGAGTAGGAGCAGGAAAGCTACGGTTATCCCCGGAAATATCAGGGGAACGAACACATAAGGCTCGAATATTACACTCAACAGGTCCTGCATCACCTATCAGCCTCCGGCGGGAAGTAATCCAGACTACCGTAAATCGCGGGGATGTCGGCGACTCTGGCTCCCTTGGTGAGGTGCTCGAAGAGTATGACGTTCCTGAATGAGGGGGTGACCATCCTCATCCTGTAGGGACTCATCTTCCCGTCGCTGATTATGTGGAAGACGACCTCTCCCCTTCCTCCCTCTACCCTAGCCACGGCCTCTCCGGCCGGGACCCTTAGGTTGGCGAAGACTCCGGGGAACTTTATGTGACCGGTCTCCTCCACCTGCTTCCTCAGGTTCGGCGGGATCATCTTCATGTATTTCTCGTCGAGGATGGGACCGTCAGGTATCTTCTTCAAGACCTGTCTGATTATCTTGATGCTCTCCTGTATCTCCCTCACCCTTACCATGACCCTAGCGAATGCATCGCCATCCTCCTCCGTTATCACGTCAAAATCCAGTTCGGGATAGGCCGCGTAGGGCTCTGCCTTCCTTACGTCGTAGGGAACGCCGCTAGCCCTTAGGTTCGGCCCAGTCACGCCAAGTTTTATCGCATCCTCCTTGGTCAGTACCCCCACTCCCTCGAGCCTAGCTCTAGTCACAGGGTTGTTGAAGTAGATGTCGAAGTAGTCGGGCATCCTGTTCTCTAGGTACCTCATCACCTTCTCCACCTTGTCCTCGAAGCCTTGAGGCAGATCCCTCCTCACCCCTCCGGGCACTATGTAGGAATAGGTTAGTCTGGCACCAGTCAGCTCTTGTGCCAGTTCTATTAGGGGCTCCCTGTCTCCGAAGCACCACATGTAAGCGGTTGATGACCCTATCATGACCCCATGAATGCCCATGCCGTAGAAGTGGCTGTGAATCCTGTTTATCTCCGCTAGGAGGGTCCTCAGGTACTGTGCCCTAGGTGGTGGCTCTATTCCCAGCAGCTTCTCCACAGCCATGACGTAGGCCAAGTTGTTGGCGGTGGTATCAGCCAAAGAAGGCCTCTCCACCAAAGGTATTATCTGAAGGTACTTCTTGACTTCTGCCAGCTTCTCTACCGATCGATGCACGTAACCTATGTTAGGCCTCAGCTCTACCACTATATCCCCGTCTATCTTGGCCACGAGCCTCATGTGCCCTGATGCGGGATGTTGAGGGCCTATTAGTACCTCTAGCTCTCTCTCCTCTAAGCTCATGCGTTTATCCCCTCCGTCTTCACCTTGAACTCCTTCCTGAGTGGCGGTATGCCCTCGTAGCTTTCTGGAAGCAGTAACCTCTCACCCATCCTAGGATGACCCTCGAACATTATCCCTATGAGATCGTGCTCTTCGTGCTCTTGATATAGGACGCTCGGCCAGACCTCCAGCAAGGAAGGCATCTTGGGGTCGTCGTAGGGCAGGTCGGTCCTCAGGTTGACTATGAAGTAGGCTAGCTCCAAGTTGGAGTATGAGGATGAGACATACACCACCTCGAATCTCTCGTTAGGGTAATCGATGGCCGTGACTGCCTTAACATGGTCGAAGCCCATTTCCTTGAGCCTCTTCGCTGCTTCCACTATCTTCTCCCGAGAGACTTTCACATCCACCACATTCGGCTCCTTCCCGGAGACCTCAGCGCCCAGATCCTTCATCCTCTCCTCTATTTGACTCTTCAGTTCCTCAAACTTCATAGGTCACCAGCTCCCCCTTCCTTATCTTCCTCTGAAGCATGATTATCGCTTGGGCAACTGCCTCGGGTCTTGGCGGGCATCCAGGGATGTAGACGTGAACTGGAAGGATGTCCTTCGGTCTCACTATGTTGTAGCTGTTCCAGAATATGCCGCCATCTATGCCGCAAGCACCCATGGCAACCACGAACTTGGGATCGGGCATCTGCTCGTAGACCCATATCGCCGCCTCGGCCATCTTCTTGCTGAGGGTCCCCTCTATGAAGAGGACGTTGCACTGCCTAGACGCTATAAAGGGGAGGAACCCGAACCTCTCGGTGTCGAACTTGGGCGCGGCGGAGGCTCCGAATTCAGCTCCACAGCAGGCGGTGGTGAAGTGGACCGGCCAGAGGGAGAAGGCTATCCCCCAGTCCCTCAGGCTCCTGATGGGAGTCTTGTTCACCAGCCAAGCTGCCGCCTTCCTGGCGGCTTTCTCCAAGTTACCAACCCACATACTTCCCTCTAATGCGCAGACCATAGTTCCAGCCTCCTAACGTAGTATATCCCGAACACGAGAGGGGATGCGAGGATCGCCACCATGGCGCCGAAAAGAAGAGTGGTGTTTAGAATGTATCTATGGGCCTCCATGAGGAATAGGAAAGAGTAGATCATGATAGGCTCTAGGGTAAGGAACAGGATCAGGAAGGGATAGTATTGCATCATGAAGAGGCCTCTCGCCCTTCCCCGCGGCGGGTTAGCGCACTCATATCTCTCTCTCTTTCTGGGATACTCCTTAGCCGGAGATAGTATCTTACCGAGGATAAAACCGATTATCCCAAGTCCTATACCTATCGCAATGCCTAAGGAAAATGTCACAAGGACCTCATTTGTCAAACCGAGACCTTCCATGATTCCTTGCCCCGTTCGAGATTCGAAATAATAGTTAAAAGCTTTCCTAGTTGATTATTGTGAATTTAATTTCCGATATTATCTAAATATATTTTTGAAGATGCAATAGAGAAAAATTTATTTTTATGTTTTAGCCCGAGCATAAAATATATTGGGATTTTTTCGTCTATCGTCGGAGTACGTAGGTAGTTCTTAGCGGGTAACCCGGGACAGTCTGGTGCATCCTTATTGTGGTGTGGTCAGAGAAACTTGGGCTTGTCATTAAAAATTAGGGATGTTAGTGGCTTTCTAGTAGTTCTTTCACTTCCTTTCTTCCCTCTTCTAGCTCCTTCACCTGCTCAGGGTCCAGAGAGAGGAGGAGCTCTAGAAACTCTCCTACATGAGTCTTTTCCTCCCTTGCCACGTCTAAGAATATCTTTCTGGCCTTCTCATCGTCTGTTGCACTGGCAAATTGAATGTAGAGGTTTATAGCATCTAGTTCAGCTATAATGGCATACCTCAGGGCTTGGGAGAGCTCCTCACGGGTCATCTTCCTTCCTCTTGAGAGTGATACCGGGTTCTCAGCCAGCATGTAAGACCACCTCGCTAGCAAGGGAGGCTTTCCCTTTAAAGTAGGAGGGATCCCTCAGTGGGAGTACCCGAACCCTCTAGAATGCTTATTTCGTAAAAAGAGTGAACAGACATGTGTTAATATTCTATACCTTCACGTGCGGGGATCCCGGAGGAGAAGGGGTGCTTTACCTCCTTGAACTCGGTCACGTAGTCCGACAATTCGTAAAAAGAGGGAGGAGCGTACCTTCCAGTGAGGACGACCTCCGTGCGTGGGTGCCTCGACTTGACCGCCGAGATCACCTCCCTCTCATCGATTAGATTGAAGGCCACAGCCACATTCACCTCGTCCAAGACCACCAACCTGTAGTTACCGGAGGACATGGCTTCCATGGCCTCTTTGAGACCTCTCTTGGCCATGGCTATATCTTCCTCTGTTGGCCTCTTTGGATCCACGAACCTCTCGCTGCCGAACCTCCTTACCTCTATCTCAGGTATTTTTCTGACCGCCATGACCTCCCCCGTCGGTAGTCCCTTCAGGAACTGGACTATAAGTACTCTACCTCCCCTTCCGGCTACCCTTAACGCCAAGCCAAAAGCCGCCGTGGTCTTTCCCTTGCCGTTACCCGTATAGAGGTGCACGAGCCCCTCTCTCACTTGAGTCCCCTCAAGAGACCACGCAGGCAGACCACCCGCAGTCCAGGCAGGTGACGCAGTCCTCCTTGTACACCAGCCTAGTGCTGCCGCACTCTGGACACCTCTCCACGTGATTCGCTGGCTGTGGCGATGGAGGTTTGAAGACCGGCTGAGCTAGAGCCTTCTCCTCAACGGGAGCCTTCTTGAGCTGGGGGAGCTCTATACCGAGCATCTCCATCATCTTAAGCGTCTGGTTCTCTGTCTTCACCACGTACTCGCCTTTCCTCTGGGAGGGGGTCACGAGAACCTGAGCCGCCTTAGAGCCGTCCCTATAGACGGTGATACCCTTCAATCCCAGCTTGTAGGCGAACAGGTAGGCCTTCTCAACGTCCGAGACGGACACCCAGTTGGGCATGTTTATTGTCTTGCTCACAGCAGCGCAGATCCACTTGGCTATCTCCGCCTGGGCCCTGACGTGATCCCACCACGGTATGTCGTAGGCCACGAGGAACACCTGCTGCATCCTCTTGAAGAGCTCCTCCTTGCCCTCGGGAGGCTCTATCCCCTGAAGCGAACCCCCATTATCGGCAATCTCCTTAAGAAGCTTCTCGTGGTAGAGGCCGTTCCCCTTGAGCTGCCTCTCCAGTTCCCTGTCCACGTAGAAGAAAGAGCCGACGGATACCCTCTTCTCATACACCAGAGCGAATTGAGGCTCTATTCCCGATGAAACGTCGGCTATCATGGAGATGGAACCAGTCGGGGCTATCGTCGTTACTTCGGCGTTCCTGATCCCGTACCTCCGTATCTCGTCCTTAAGGGTGTCCCAGTCTAGGTGCCACCACTCCGGATGGTAGAAGCCCTCGACCGGCATTTCCCCCTTGACATACCCTGATCTCCCGTAAAGTGGGAAGGTCCCCCTCTCTTTGGCCATTTCAACGCTCTCCTTCATGGCGAAGTAGGTGAGGTACTCAGCCACCCTCCTCATGAAATCGAACCCCTCCTCACTATTGTACGGTATTCCTAGCGCGAAGAGGACGTCAGCCAACCCCATCAAACCGAGACCGACCTTTCTCGTGGCCTTGGTGTTTCTCTCTATTTCCGGAATGGGGAATTTATTCACATCGATGACATTGTCGAGGAAACGAAGGGCCAGTCTTACATCCTCAGAGTAAGAATCCCAATCGAAGGATGTAATTCCGTTCTCTCTCCTGATGTAAGCGTATAAGTTAATACTTCCTAAGTTACAAGACTCATATGGATATAAAGGCTCCTCACCACAGTTGTGGTTTATCAGACCGTTCGCGATGTAGTTATGATATGTTGGGACGGTGAAGTCGTAGAAGTCCACTAAACCAGCATCCTCCACAGAGGAGACAGTTACCCATACCGAGTCCCTCTTTGTTTTTCTTAAGAGAAGTTTCTCCAGCTTTTCAATGCTCTCAAATCCTATTAAGTCCTTGAAGATCTTCCTGCTATAGCCCTTAATTATCAGCTCGTAGTATCCACCGGCCTTGTAAGTCCTCTCCTCCCCATCTTTAGTCGTGTAATGGAATTTCCCTTCATAGGGCCTCTCGTATATGGCTGAGTATATTCCAAAGGTGGTGAGCAGCACCTGTACCTCCTTCAGTAGTTCCAAGCTGGCGCTGGTCAGCCTCACCGCCCTGTCTGCGTCCACATACCCGTCTGCCGTAAACAGGCCGCTGAGGAACGCTAACAGGGCTCTAGGTGAGAGGCTCCATGCTACATCGGGCAGGCTTCTCTCTCTGCTCCTCTCCATCGTCTGACCCATCAGTTTCATGACATTCTTGTAGACAGTCGTTGCCCTGTTGTACTGGACCTTGTGCTCGCTCTCGCTCAGTACGTAAGTGTGGGAGAGTGGGTTGCCTCCGATCTTCTCTATCCCCCTCCTGACCCTCTCCTCAGCAGCCTTATCTCCGTGGCTGAAGAACCACGCTACATAATGCTTGTTCAGGGTCCCATCACCAACCAGCCAACCCAACGCAAAGGCCACATCCTCGTCCAAGTCGTAACTACCTTCATAGACCTCATCCAAGAACCAAGGGTGCAACCTCGCCAGTTTGATCTTATCCCCGGGCTTGAGATCTTTCGCCTCTATCCAGCCTTCTGGCGTGAGGACCTTGTGCTCTGGGGTGAGTGTCAACTCATATCCCTCCTTCGTGACCACCCTCAGTCCCTGCTTCCTTCCCACATGCCAGACCCAAGCTCTGACCCTCTTTGGAATGAGGAGCCTCAATTCATCTCCATGTACAGTCCTGTAGATGACCTCATCTCCCTCCGTAGCTACCAATTCTGTCTCATAGGCTTGAGGCTCACCGCTATCGCCCAAGACATCTTCATCAACGGCTACCGCCTTGACGGGGCCCCTCATCTTAGATAGTCGATAGATTTCAGAGGCTCGGAACCATCCTGCTGGCGTGAGCACCCTAGTATCGCCAGCTACGCAGGGATTAGTTGATTTTATTTCACCTAATGCTTCTTTCATTATATTTCTTTTATTTATATTATCAGCGAACAACACACCTGGATCTCCGGTGCGCCAAGCCATCTCGGCTATCTTCCTGAAGAACTCCCTAGGATTCAGGGTATCCCAAACTTCGCCATTTCTGGGATTGATGAGGGTGTACTCCTCTCCAGACTCGAACTTGGGCCAGAAGTCCTCCGTTATCATCACCGAGATGTTGAAGTTCTCGAACTGACCGGGCTTGGCTTTGGCCTCCACGAACTTCCATATGTCGGGATGCCATACCTCCAGTATGCCCATATTTGCTCCTCTTCTGCGCCCTCCCTGCTTCACCACGTCCGTGATCACATCTATTATTCTCATGAAACTGACCGGCCCCGAGGCCTGACCTCCGGTTGACCTGACTATGTCGCCCTGCGGTCTGAGCTTTGAGTAGTTTATTCCGACACCTCCGCCGGACTTGAATATCATCGCTGCGTCCGTGGCAGCCTTCATTATCGACTCCAAGCTATCGTCTATGTCCAATACAAAGCATGCCGATAGTTGACCCAGCCTAGTGCCAGCGTTGAACAGCGTCGGGGAGTTGGGAAGGAACCTCAGATCGACCATAAGCCTGTAATAGTTGAGGAAGTCTTGGTAATGGTGATCGAACTCTCCATGGAGGAGCATTTCCCAGAACTGGGACCAGCTCACCTTCATCCTCCCCTGCTCGTTGAGTTCATCGTAGAGCGCCTTCATCCTCTCCAAGTGGTAGCTGTTCCAAGTGAAGGTAGGGGCTAAATGGTCCTCTGGATGTCCGTTCTTAAGCCCCACCTTACCTTCCCATTCTTCAGGTGAGAACTCCTCCTTTGGGTGAATTGGCTGGCCGCCATCCTTATCGAACACCTTGGGATCGTGTAGCACGTCAGGGATCACCACTAGGGAGGCGACCCTTATGAACATACCCTTCGGGTCCTCCTTCAGCCTCCCGTCCGGGTCCTTCTGTAGATATCTAGCGGCAAGGAGCCTGATGGCATTTAGAGAGAGCCTCTTATCCACATCATCCACGTAGTCCTTGCCCAGAATGGCCATCTTCTCCTTCCTTATCTTCTCCCTCTCCTTCCTGTAGAGTATGTAGGCCTTGGCCACATCGAAGAGGTCGTACTTCATCAGGGCGAGTTCCACTATGTCCTGGATCTCCTCAACGTGGGGCGGATTATCGTCGCTGAACGTCCTGTTTATGACTCTGAGCACGTATCTAACTACCTTATCAAGTTTAGCTTCATCATAATGTCCTACCTCCCGCATAGCCCCCTCTATGGCCCTCTTTATACGAGAGGCATCGAATGGGACGATTCTACCGTCCCTCTTAACTACCTTAGTGACCGGCATACCCCTATCAATTCCATCACGGGAGCGATCTATAAGAACCCTACCTAGATCTTTTCCACTCCATTTTTCCGGTTTATCTTTTTATACGAACATAGATTTATGATAAATTTGATATTATAATAAAAAGTTGACACAAGTATGGGGCCCCCTTTGTGGACGGTCCGGCAGAGATCAGCACCTCTCAACTAATAAAGTTTAGTCTGCAGTGTTGAAAACTTTTTTCGAAGATGAACGTATTGAATTTAACCTACCCTAAGCGTAACTGAGCTCTAACCTTGATTCCGATATCCGAGTTAAGGGTTAAACCTTGTTGCTTAAGCGGGTGTTCTCGAGCTTCTTGGGGAGTGTCACACCCCTCTGCCCCTGATAGCTCCCGCTGTACGGCCTCTCTACTTCACCTTCCACCCTGAAGAACACCACATGAAGGAACCTTATGCCCTTGTACAGCTTCACGGGCGCAGGTCTGGTCCACATGACCTCTATCGTCAGTTGACCCTCGAAGCCAGCGTCTATCAGCGTTGGAGGGGCGACGAAACCCCATCTAGCAATGGAGGAGCGGAGCCCGCAGAGGGCAGCCACATCCTTGGGCATTCTCACGTACTCCTCGGTTACCAAGAGGATTGAGGTGTTCCCCGGTATTATTATCCCCTCGTCGGGGATCTCCCTGACGGAAAAATGCTTGGCGGGATTGTCCCTGATCGGATCTATTACCTCCCCAGTGACTATAGGGAAGGCTATCTCGGGCCCTATCCTCATATCAACCCCGTTTTCCCTGATCGTATCGTCGTACAGGGGATCTATGGAAAGCTCACCCGATTCGATAAGGGAGCGTATGCTGCTGTCCGACAGTATCATAGGAGACGCAGGTGGAGCCAATTACATAAGCTTTCTCCAGTCCAAGAACAGTGAAAATAGGTTAGATGATGTTCTTTACTCTCATCAGTTCAGCTAGGAGGATGGCTTGTCCCGCTGCCCCTCTTACCGTGTTATGTCCCACCACCACAAAGAGAAGCGAATGGTTGTTGGTCCCCTTCCTGATCCTGCCAACCACGACGCTCATACCACCTTCCGCATCCCTGTCGTATCTGGGTTGAGGCCTGTCACCCTCATTCCTCACGTGAACGGGTCTTGCTGGAGCGGTGGGTAGTTTCAGGCGCTGAGGCTCGGAGCTGAAATTCTGGAGGAGTTTGGCCGCCTCCTCGGGATCCACTTCTTCCTCGAACTCCGCGTGCACCGCTACCGTGTGACCGTCCAAGACGGGGACCCTAATGCACGTGGCCTGAACATCAAAGGATGCAAATATGACCTCGCCCCCATTTACCTCACCTAGCAGCTTCCTAGTTTCATTCTGTACCTTTTCCTCCTCTCCCGAGATGAAGGGAATTAGATTATCGATGATATCATAGGAGGGAACTCCTGGGTAGCCTGCCCCTGAGAGGGCCTGGTAGCTGGCTACGTCGAGTCTTTTGAGTGTGTAGGCGTCGTGCAATGGCTTCAAGGGAAGGGTAAGCACTGTGGTCGTGCAGTTGGGATCCGTGGCCACAGGCCCAACTCCAAGTTCCTCTTGCCTATCGATCAGCGAGAGGTGGTCTGGATTCACCTCCGGTATGATCAAGGGAACCAGTGGGTCCATCCTCAGGGCACTCGCGTTGCTCACTAGGGGTATGCCACGGTTCATCAGCTCCCTCTCAAACCTCCTCGCCTCCTTGGACGGCAGGGCTGAGAACACCAGATCCACTTCCCTCAGGCTCTCCAGCGAGTTCTCTCTCACCACTATGTCCCTGAACTCCTCCGGTACCTCTCCCTCTAGGACCCAGTTCACCTCCCCGTACCTCTTCCCGACGCTGGTCTTCCCAGTTATCACAGCAAGCTCGAACCAAGGGTGGCCCGATAGCATCTTGACGAACCGCTGCCCTACGGCCCCGGTGCCACCCAGTAGGGCTACCTTCATTCTTTCACCCCAAGATCACTCTGAGTTCCTCAGCTGCTCTCTCCCTGTCCTTCCAGTCAACGAAAACAGCGATCCTGTTGTGAACCGTCTGGAGGCCCAGTATGTTTATGCCCATCGCAGCCAAGGGTTCAGATATCTTGTGAATCACCCCAGGGATCTCCTCTATGGCCGCTCCCCACACCCTTATCATCGCCACATCCCTCCTGACCGTTACCGCCTTCGCCTCTCCCCTCTCTACCAAGGAGTGGAGCTTCCTCACCGTGTCCTCCGAATCGCCATCGACATACATTATCGTGGCCCTGTCGAGCGTACTTATGGAGAGTATACCCTCCATCCCACTCACGTTGAGTCCGTGACCATTCATGAGCAAGGTCACCATGCTGATGGGCTTCTCGTGTATCTCCACATGTAAATCGGGGATGTGGCCGTGCACCACAGTACCGCCGCCAGTGAACCTCCCCTCTCCTATGGAGACCACCCTCATCCTCACGGTCGGTGCCAAGTAGCGAATCGCCTTGTGATGCAGTACCCTAGCCCCTCCCAATGACATCATCAGCGCCTCTTCAGCCTTCAGCTCACTTATCTGATGGGCATTTTCAACCATCTTAGGATCAGCGGTCATTATTCCCTTGGAGTCCTTGACTAGGACTACCTCGTCTGCGTTGAGGCACCTAGCTAAGGTCACGGCAGTTGTGTCGCTACCGCCCCTGCCCAGTGTAGTGAGCTTGCCGTCCTTGGTCTTCCCTATGTAGCCGCATATGACCGGAACTACACTTCCTAGGAGGGGCTCTACGTGTGATATTGCAGCGCCGCAGGTTCTGGGAAGATCGGGGTCAGCATCACCGAATCTATCGTTGGTTATCACCGGCCACTTCGGTGAGCTCGGGTCTATGGCTACCGAAGGAACGCCCTCCGAGTTCAGAGCTGCGGCCATCAGTCTAGCGGACAGCACTTCCCCCATGCCAGCGATGGAATCTAGGAGCTCGTCACCGGCACCGACCTTCTCGGCCATGTCTATTAGTTGATCCGTGTGCCCCTTCATGGCTGAAACTACCAGTAGCAGCTCGTGTCCCTGATCGAACTCCCTCTTTGTTATTTCAGCTATCCTCTTGAAGTCCTCCGGCCCCTTGAGAACGGAGCCACCCAGCTTCACGACTACTCTCTTTCCCACCATGCCACCCCCTTCAGGGCCTCCGCAACTACCTCGCCCGCTGGTGTGAGACGGATTGGCTCTCCGTTGCCGAATTCTACGAGTTTCAGCTTTCTAAGATCCCTCAAAGCGAACCAAAATGAT from the Thermoproteota archaeon genome contains:
- a CDS encoding cob(I)yrinic acid a,c-diamide adenosyltransferase, whose product is MREGLVHLYTGNGKGKTTAAFGLALRVAGRGGRVLIVQFLKGLPTGEVMAVRKIPEIEVRRFGSERFVDPKRPTEEDIAMAKRGLKEAMEAMSSGNYRLVVLDEVNVAVAFNLIDEREVISAVKSRHPRTEVVLTGRYAPPSFYELSDYVTEFKEVKHPFSSGIPAREGIEY
- a CDS encoding NADH-quinone oxidoreductase subunit D; translated protein: MSLEERELEVLIGPQHPASGHMRLVAKIDGDIVVELRPNIGYVHRSVEKLAEVKKYLQIIPLVERPSLADTTANNLAYVMAVEKLLGIEPPPRAQYLRTLLAEINRIHSHFYGMGIHGVMIGSSTAYMWCFGDREPLIELAQELTGARLTYSYIVPGGVRRDLPQGFEDKVEKVMRYLENRMPDYFDIYFNNPVTRARLEGVGVLTKEDAIKLGVTGPNLRASGVPYDVRKAEPYAAYPELDFDVITEEDGDAFARVMVRVREIQESIKIIRQVLKKIPDGPILDEKYMKMIPPNLRKQVEETGHIKFPGVFANLRVPAGEAVARVEGGRGEVVFHIISDGKMSPYRMRMVTPSFRNVILFEHLTKGARVADIPAIYGSLDYFPPEADR
- the nuoB gene encoding NADH-quinone oxidoreductase subunit NuoB produces the protein MVCALEGSMWVGNLEKAARKAAAWLVNKTPIRSLRDWGIAFSLWPVHFTTACCGAEFGASAAPKFDTERFGFLPFIASRQCNVLFIEGTLSKKMAEAAIWVYEQMPDPKFVVAMGACGIDGGIFWNSYNIVRPKDILPVHVYIPGCPPRPEAVAQAIIMLQRKIRKGELVTYEV
- the ndhC gene encoding NADH-quinone oxidoreductase subunit A; this encodes MTNEVLVTFSLGIAIGIGLGIIGFILGKILSPAKEYPRKRERYECANPPRGRARGLFMMQYYPFLILFLTLEPIMIYSFLFLMEAHRYILNTTLLFGAMVAILASPLVFGIYYVRRLELWSAH
- a CDS encoding ferritin family protein, producing the protein MLAENPVSLSRGRKMTREELSQALRYAIIAELDAINLYIQFASATDDEKARKIFLDVAREEKTHVGEFLELLLSLDPEQVKELEEGRKEVKELLESH
- a CDS encoding adenosylcobalamin-dependent ribonucleoside-diphosphate reductase, whose protein sequence is MPVTKVVKRDGRIVPFDASRIKRAIEGAMREVGHYDEAKLDKVVRYVLRVINRTFSDDNPPHVEEIQDIVELALMKYDLFDVAKAYILYRKEREKIRKEKMAILGKDYVDDVDKRLSLNAIRLLAARYLQKDPDGRLKEDPKGMFIRVASLVVIPDVLHDPKVFDKDGGQPIHPKEEFSPEEWEGKVGLKNGHPEDHLAPTFTWNSYHLERMKALYDELNEQGRMKVSWSQFWEMLLHGEFDHHYQDFLNYYRLMVDLRFLPNSPTLFNAGTRLGQLSACFVLDIDDSLESIMKAATDAAMIFKSGGGVGINYSKLRPQGDIVRSTGGQASGPVSFMRIIDVITDVVKQGGRRRGANMGILEVWHPDIWKFVEAKAKPGQFENFNISVMITEDFWPKFESGEEYTLINPRNGEVWDTLNPREFFRKIAEMAWRTGDPGVLFADNINKRNIMKEALGEIKSTNPCVAGDTRVLTPAGWFRASEIYRLSKMRGPVKAVAVDEDVLGDSGEPQAYETELVATEGDEVIYRTVHGDELRLLIPKRVRAWVWHVGRKQGLRVVTKEGYELTLTPEHKVLTPEGWIEAKDLKPGDKIKLARLHPWFLDEVYEGSYDLDEDVAFALGWLVGDGTLNKHYVAWFFSHGDKAAEERVRRGIEKIGGNPLSHTYVLSESEHKVQYNRATTVYKNVMKLMGQTMERSRERSLPDVAWSLSPRALLAFLSGLFTADGYVDADRAVRLTSASLELLKEVQVLLTTFGIYSAIYERPYEGKFHYTTKDGEERTYKAGGYYELIIKGYSRKIFKDLIGFESIEKLEKLLLRKTKRDSVWVTVSSVEDAGLVDFYDFTVPTYHNYIANGLINHNCGEEPLYPYESCNLGSINLYAYIRRENGITSFDWDSYSEDVRLALRFLDNVIDVNKFPIPEIERNTKATRKVGLGLMGLADVLFALGIPYNSEEGFDFMRRVAEYLTYFAMKESVEMAKERGTFPLYGRSGYVKGEMPVEGFYHPEWWHLDWDTLKDEIRRYGIRNAEVTTIAPTGSISMIADVSSGIEPQFALVYEKRVSVGSFFYVDRELERQLKGNGLYHEKLLKEIADNGGSLQGIEPPEGKEELFKRMQQVFLVAYDIPWWDHVRAQAEIAKWICAAVSKTINMPNWVSVSDVEKAYLFAYKLGLKGITVYRDGSKAAQVLVTPSQRKGEYVVKTENQTLKMMEMLGIELPQLKKAPVEEKALAQPVFKPPSPQPANHVERCPECGSTRLVYKEDCVTCLDCGWSACVVS
- a CDS encoding NADH-quinone oxidoreductase subunit I; amino-acid sequence: MAVERTIRHIKALATGAKYMLGGHRLTLMYPDDIQEFPDGYRGMIEYDWDTCIKCGLCAMVCPADAMKMYISKEESEEGKRPVRRPGINYTRCIFCGFCVDICPTNSLKFTKVHDVAFYTFEEQIYPPEKFREGIPKPQYDKEPRKVRAVLDEKRGIRYEP
- the nuoH gene encoding NADH-quinone oxidoreductase subunit NuoH encodes the protein MQDLLSVIFEPYVFVPLIFPGITVAFLLLLVIIWLERKIAAKVQLRYGPLYVLKPLGGAIQMVADLLRYLFQEPIIPKTVDKLAFIMTPALLFGAAYLPTIAIPVSPTFYAFRSDLSLLIVLALSTLAPIFTVVMGWASNNKFSLIGGVREGYIVVSYEIPMFLSALSIAILYGSLDLVEIAEAQKGIWGIFLNPVAAITMLVLMYMSTSKFPFEIPEAESEIVAGAYTEYSGILYGLVMGASYVKLYVLSLVFTILFLGGWNPIPGFMANDPLLPGVLLFIKAFIIIVIGAFLRAVYPRFRIDQAMDLGWKTMLPLSIISIFISLVEIMIMGGA
- a CDS encoding NADH-quinone oxidoreductase subunit C, which produces MKFEELKSQIEERMKDLGAEVSGKEPNVVDVKVSREKIVEAAKRLKEMGFDHVKAVTAIDYPNERFEVVYVSSSYSNLELAYFIVNLRTDLPYDDPKMPSLLEVWPSVLYQEHEEHDLIGIMFEGHPRMGERLLLPESYEGIPPLRKEFKVKTEGINA
- the dcd gene encoding dCTP deaminase, which produces MILSDSSIRSLIESGELSIDPLYDDTIRENGVDMRIGPEIAFPIVTGEVIDPIRDNPAKHFSVREIPDEGIIIPGNTSILLVTEEYVRMPKDVAALCGLRSSIARWGFVAPPTLIDAGFEGQLTIEVMWTRPAPVKLYKGIRFLHVVFFRVEGEVERPYSGSYQGQRGVTLPKKLENTRLSNKV